The following are encoded together in the Citrus sinensis cultivar Valencia sweet orange chromosome 1, DVS_A1.0, whole genome shotgun sequence genome:
- the LOC102626219 gene encoding probable WRKY transcription factor 40, whose amino-acid sequence MDSTWVDTSLDLNLNLLNHSSEVPKREFKGDHFAEFEERASVKQETGILVEELNRISTENKKLNEMLSILCKNYNNLRQQYMDLMNKNTENEVGISKKRKAESEDHCHTIGFNVHATESSTSTDEESCKRPKDNNTKAKVSRFYVRASDSNSTLIVKDGYQWRKYGQKVTRDNPSPRAYFKCSFAPSCPVKKKVQRSAEDPSILVATYEGEHNHPQPTDSKAELSLSPSHVATIGNPIHVSAASSMLSASPTATLDMIQPGFLFDDAKKSSVQQIEAPAIHQILVQQMASNLTKDPNFTAALAAAISGRFADQARTQRWSL is encoded by the exons ATGGATTCAACGTGGGTGGACACCTCTCTTGACCTCAATCTCAATCTTCTGAATCACAGTAGTGAAGTTCCg aaGAGAGAGTTTAAGGGAGATCACTTTGCTGAATTTGAAGAGAGAGCTTCAGTTAAACAAGAG ACTGGAATTTTGGTGGAGGAATTGAATAGGATAAGCACTGAGAACAAGAAGCTGAATGAAATGCTTTCCATTTTGTGTAAGAATTACAACAATTTGCGGCAGCAGTACATGGATTTGATGAACAAGAACACAGAAAATGAAGTTGGAATATCAAAGAAGAGGAAGGCTGAGAGTGAAGATCATTGCCACACGATTGGCTTCAATGTACACGCTACTGAGTCCAGCACTAGTACTGACGAAGAGTCATGCAAAAGGCCAAAGGATAACAACACCAAGGCAAAAGTTTCTAGGTTTTATGTGAGAGCCAGTGATTCAAATTCAACCCTG ATTGTGAAGGATGGGTATCAATGGAGAAAGTATGGCCAAAAGGTTACAAGAGACAACCCATCACCTAGGGCTTACTTCAAGTGTTCTTTCGCCCCAAGCTGTCCCGTAAAGAAGAAG gtgCAAAGAAGTGCTGAGGATCCATCAATTTTAGTGGCAACTTATGAAGGAGAGCATAATCATCCTCAGCCTACGGATTCAAAAGCTGAATTATCATTGAGCCCTAGCCATGTTGCAACTATTGGAAATCCTATTCATGTTTCTGCGGCGTCATCGATGCTATCAGCAAGCCCTACTGCAACTCTTGATATGATTCAACCTGGATTTTTGTTTGATGATGCCAAAAAATCATCAGTTCAACAAATTGAAGCTCCAGCAATCCATCAGATTTTGGTCCAACAAATGGCTTCTAATTTGACCAAAGATCCTAATTTTACAGCAGCACTTGCAGCAGCTATTTCAGGAAGATTTGCTGATCAGGCCCGAACACAAAGATGGTCACTCTAG
- the LOC102625929 gene encoding CBL-interacting serine/threonine-protein kinase 5 — translation MEEERHVLFGKYEMGRLLGKGTFAKVYYGKQLMTGESVAIKVINKDQLKKEFMMEQIKREISVMRLVRHPNVVELREVMATKKKIFVAMEYVKGGELFAKVARGRLREDLARKYFQQLISAVDFCHSRGVSHRDLKPENLLLDENEDLKISDFGLSALPEQLRNDGLLHTQCGTPAYVAPEVLRKKGYDGSKADLWSCGVILYVLLAGFLPFQDENIMNMYRKVFKAEFVYPPWISTDAKRLISKLLVSDPERRITIQSIMRVPWFRKGFTRPVAFSITQHDDDGDDDQAATEKTENDRHNNQEEKVSSPKFFNAFEFISSMSSGFDLSNLFENKKKTGSMFTSRYSARHIMEKIEGVAKGMNFKVAKVKDFKIRLRGDSEGRKGPLSVIAEVFEVAPEVAVVEFSKSSGDTLEYAKFCEEDVRPALKDIVWTWQGDNINKVEGEDCEMQLSNAAYQLN, via the coding sequence ATGGAAGAGGAGAGGCATGTTCTTTTCGGAAAGTACGAGATGGGGAGGTTATTAGGCAAGGGCACGTTCGCGAAAGTGTATTACGGGAAGCAGCTGATGACAGGGGAGAGCGTGGCGATCAAAGTGATCAACAAGGATCAATTGAAGAAGGAATTCATGATGGAGCAGATCAAGCGAGAAATCTCTGTCATGAGATTAGTCCGCCACCCGAATGTCGTCGAGTTGAGAGAAGTTATGGCCACCAAGAAGAAGATCTTTGTTGCCATGGAGTACGTCAAAGGTGGCGAGCTCTTCGCCAAAGTCGCCAGAGGCAGGCTAAGGGAGGATCTCGCGAGGAAGTATTTCCAACAACTCATCAGTGCCGTCGATTTCTGCCACAGCAGGGGAGTCTCTCACCGTGACCTGAAGCCGGAGAATCTGTTGTTGGACGAGAATGAGGATCTAAAGATCTCTGACTTTGGCCTCTCTGCTCTCCCCGAGCAGCTGCGAAACGACGGCCTTCTGCACACCCAGTGTGGGACTCCTGCTTACGTGGCGCCGGAGGTCCTGAGGAAGAAAGGCTACGACGGCTCAAAGGCTGATTTATGGTCCTGTGGGGTCATCCTGTACGTGTTGCTCGCCGGGTTCTTGCCGTTTCAGGACGAGAATATCATGAACATGTATAGGAAAGTTTTCAAGGCTGAGTTCGTTTATCCTCCTTGGATTTCCACGGATGCCAAGCGTTTGATTTCCAAGCTTCTCGTCTCCGATCCCGAGAGGCGAATCACCATTCAATCCATCATGCGCGTCCCTTGGTTCCGCAAAGGGTTCACTAGACCCGTCGCGTTTTCCATTACTCAACATGATGATGATGGCGACGACGATCAAGCGGCGACAGAAAAAACGGAGAACGATCGTCATAATAATCAGGAAGAGAAAGTATCGTCTCCCAAGTTTTTTAACGCGTTTGAGTTCATCTCATCCATGTCGTCGGGGTTCGATTTGTCCAATTTGTTTgagaacaagaagaaaacGGGGTCCATGTTCACGTCAAGGTATTCGGCCAGGCATATAATGGAAAAGATTGAGGGGGTTGCCAAGGGGATGAACTTTAAGGTGGCAAAAGTcaaggattttaaaattaggttACGCGGGGATTCCGAGGGGCGAAAAGGGCCCCTGTCGGTGATTGCGGAGGTGTTCGAGGTGGCGCCGGAGGTGGCGGTCGTCGAGTTTTCGAAGTCGTCCGGTGATACCTTGGAGTATGCAAAGTTTTGCGAAGAAGATGTTAGGCCTGCATTGAAAGACATCGTCTGGACATGGCAAGGTGACAATATTAACAAAGTCGAGGGTGAAGATTGTGAAATGCAACTCTCAAATGCTGCCTAccaactaaattaa
- the LOC102627570 gene encoding WRKY transcription factor WRKY76 codes for MDSHNSPKEKMKLLQAKLEHVRKQNENLRHLVKAMNNQCNDLLARIHEANRTYSSSDHHHFNNNINIGGVTAQVPPVPNAKQSRIFVKADSKDSSLIVKDGHQWRKYGQKVTKDNPSPRAYFRCSMASSGCPVKKKVQRCMEDKSFLVATYEGEHNHDVQCSSLGQSSSLTNYCSPKSSIVHCPDYQTTDSFGSDVTLDLTLSGSNQETRPPRNLMQVCDDKKKIEEYVASLTKDPSFTIAVADAVASSINGPPHRPM; via the exons ATGGATTCTCACAACTCTCCTAAAGAAAAG ATGAAATTGCTGCAAGCGAAATTGGAACATGTTCGCAAACAGAATGAGAATCTGAGGCATCTGGTGAAAGCAATGAATAATCAATGCAATGATCTCCTGGCACGTATCCACGAAGCTAATAGAACATATTCCTCCTCTGATCATCATCActtcaacaataatattaatattggaGGAGTCACAGCACAAGTTCCTCCTGTTCCAAATGCCAAGCAATCAAGAATCTTTGTGAAAGCAGATTCTAAGGACAGTAGCCTT ATCGTGAAAGATGGACATCAATGGAGAAAGTACGGCCAAAAGGTTACTAAAGATAATCCCTCACCTCGGGCTTATTTCAGATGTTCAATGGCTTCTTCTGGATGTcctgtaaaaaaaaag GTTCAAAGATGCATGGAGGACAAGTCATTTCTCGTTGCAACTTATGAAGGAGAACACAACCATGATGTTCAATGTAGCTCACTTGGGCAATCCTCCTCTTTAACAAATTATTGCTCACCCAAAAGCTCAATTGTACATTGCCCAGATTATCAAACAACTGATTCTTTTGGATCAGATGTCACACTTGATCTTACTCTATCTGGGTCCAATCAAGAAACTAGACCCCCTAGAAACTTGATGCAAGTCTGTGACGATAAAAAGAAGATTGAAGAATATGTGGCATCCTTAACTAAAGATCCCAGCTTCACCATAGCTGTAGCCGATGCTGTTGCAAGTTCCATCAATGGCCCCCCACATAGACCAATGTGA